The Humulus lupulus chromosome 3, drHumLupu1.1, whole genome shotgun sequence genome window below encodes:
- the LOC133821193 gene encoding nucleoside hydrolase 5-like has translation MITVKMVLKKNFWVIFVLLLLGFAANLHTAKRAPRPRPRRILLDTDVDTDDFFALLYLLKLNRSEFELEGVTINTNAWTDARHSVNQIYDILYMMGRDDIAVRVGGEGGILKDGTILPNVGGYLPIIEQA, from the exons ATGATCACAGTGAAAATGGTGTTGAAAAAAAACTTCTGGGTTATTTTTGTTCTACTCCTTTTAGGATTTGCAGCTAATTTGCACACTGCAAAACGCGCTCCTCGGCCTAGGCCTCGCCGGATTCTCTTGGATACAGATGTTGATACGGATGATTTCTTTGCTCTGCTCTACCTCTTAAAGCTTAACAGGTCAGAGTTTGAGTTAGAG ggTGTGACTATCAACACAAATGCCTGGACTGATGCTAGACATTCTGTGAATCAAATCTATGACATCCTTTACATGATGGGGCGTGATGATATCGCTGTTAGAGTTGGCGGCGAAGGTGGAATACTAAAAGATGGTACCATTCTTCCTAATGTTGGTGGATATCTTCCCATAATAGAACAGGCATGA
- the LOC133824385 gene encoding uncharacterized protein LOC133824385: MSWFSDGVSRNDGSESKFESAYVSEEGSPLQHSRRRTSQKSSFSEGAAGHSRTPASDKPIRRNASMDASLEQPKELTESPTVSYPSPAKLSVSLPSTSSFAASPLSSQGQVLPANSTPSRWPRHSPGHQLSRQESDTQMPGFKSPNSYSVSEERAALPSWRNESTRGSRGGSSDGWSMNAFSELMGGAVVVSVKNLVGFVLINADGSWSCETKNKTEHVPSPDGDFTGCWVSGVLDPEGSASGDVVTSVKSLLSFVSSTEIYEYCPVFVSQASKKALDPVAPVYKYCLVSVSNILTSTCQNELKSHPAFSELLAQYSQSGYRYVSVHKFSVLYA, encoded by the exons ATGAGTTGGTTTTCTGATGGGGTCAGCAGGAATGATGGATCTGAATCTAAATTTGAATCAGCATATGTTTCAGAGGAAGGAAGTCCATTACAACATTCTCGAAGGCGTACATCCCAGAAGTCCTCATTTTCAGAGGGAGCTGCTGGGCATTCAAGAACTCCTGCCTCAG ATAAACCTATTAGAAGGAATGCTTCAATGGATGCAAGTCTAGAACAG CCAAAGGAGTTAACTGAATCTCCTACAGTCTCGTATCCATCTCCTGCAAAGTTATCAGTTTCATTACCATCTACTTCATCCTTTGCTGCATCCCCTTTGTCATCCCAAGGACAAGTTCTTCCAGCCAACTCAACCCCTTCGAGGTGGCCTCGGCATTCTCCTGGACATCAGTTGTCAAGGCAAGAATCTGACACACAAATGCCAGGATTCAAATCACCAAATAGCTATTCTGTTTCTGAAGAAAGGGCAGCTCTTCCCTCTTGGAGAAATGAATCAACTAGGGGCTCCCGAGGAGGGTCTTCAGATGGTTGGTCCATGAATGCATTTTCTGAGCTCATGGG AGGGGCAGTGGTTGTATCTGTCAAAAATCTTGTTGGATTTGTGCTGATCAATGCGGATGGTAGCTGGTCGTGTGAGACCAAAAACAAAACAGAACATGTTCCTAGCCCA GATGGGGATTTTACTGGGTG TTGGGTAAGCGGGGTCTTGGATCCAGAAGGCAGTGCATCTGGAGATGTTGTTACATCAGTTAAAAG TCTACTTAGTTTTGTTTCCTCAACTGAAATATATGAGTACTGCCCTGTTTTTGTTTCTCAGGCAAGTAAAAAAGCCTTGGATCCAGTTGCTCCAGTTTATAAGTACTGCCTTGTATCAGTATCTAACATATTAACTTCAACGTGCCAAAATGAG CTTAAAAGTCATCCTGCTTTCTCTGAATTGTTAGCCCAATATTCACAAAGCGGTTATAG GTATGTCTCTGTG CACAAGTTCTCTGTTTTGTATGCTTGA